The Fulvivirga ligni genome window below encodes:
- the argS gene encoding arginine--tRNA ligase, which produces MSLELQLKQDISKAFSSLFNAELKVEDITLQPTRKEFEGSHTFVCFPYARLSKKNPEETARLIGEYLKENAEIVADFNVVKGFLNVVLSDATWISLFTDMWKDEHFGQYPSNGKEVMVEYSSPNTNKPLHLGHLRNNFLGWSVAEILKANGYDVHKVQIINDRGIHICKSMVAWSKFGNGDTPDSSGKKGDKLVGDYYVKFDQEYKKEIAELVDGGMDKAVAEKEAPIFKEAQELLKKWEAKDPETYQLWETMNGWVYSGFDVTYNTMGVDFDKLYYESETFLLGKDEVLKGLEQGIFFKKEDGSVWVDLTDDGLDQKLLLRADGTSVYMTQDIGTAILRFRDFPKIAQQIYTVGNEQEYHFKVLFIILDKLGYEWAKECYHLSYGMVDLPSGKMKSREGTVVDADDLMQEMTDTARQHTEELGKIEGFSEDQATELYHTLGIGALKYFLLKVDPTKRMLFDPNESIQFQGNTGPFIQYTHARISAILRKAEQIGVEATEEDLKKLTSLQPSEKNVIFMLNDYMKKLAEAGANYSPDIIAQYVYDLAKEYNRFYQEVSIFNEDDQTALKFRIAFSKIVAQTIAKAMGVLGIVVPERM; this is translated from the coding sequence ATGAGTCTGGAATTACAACTTAAACAAGACATCTCTAAGGCATTTAGCAGCCTTTTTAATGCAGAACTGAAAGTAGAAGATATTACTTTACAGCCTACAAGAAAGGAATTTGAAGGTTCTCATACCTTCGTATGCTTTCCTTATGCCAGGTTGTCAAAGAAAAATCCAGAGGAAACGGCCAGGCTCATTGGCGAATATCTTAAAGAGAACGCCGAAATAGTAGCTGACTTTAATGTGGTGAAAGGCTTCTTAAACGTAGTACTTTCTGATGCCACCTGGATCTCGCTCTTCACAGATATGTGGAAAGATGAGCACTTTGGTCAGTATCCTTCAAATGGTAAAGAAGTAATGGTGGAGTATTCTTCTCCAAATACTAATAAGCCATTACACTTAGGGCATTTAAGAAATAACTTCCTGGGGTGGTCAGTAGCTGAAATACTTAAGGCCAACGGGTATGATGTGCATAAAGTACAGATTATCAATGACCGTGGTATACACATCTGTAAATCAATGGTGGCCTGGTCTAAATTTGGTAATGGCGACACTCCAGACTCTAGCGGAAAAAAGGGAGATAAGCTGGTAGGTGATTACTATGTGAAGTTTGATCAGGAATATAAGAAAGAAATAGCTGAGTTAGTTGATGGCGGCATGGATAAAGCCGTGGCTGAAAAAGAGGCGCCCATCTTCAAAGAAGCTCAGGAATTATTAAAAAAATGGGAAGCTAAAGATCCTGAAACATACCAGCTATGGGAAACCATGAATGGATGGGTTTATTCAGGCTTTGACGTTACTTATAATACTATGGGCGTAGATTTTGACAAGTTATATTACGAGTCAGAAACGTTCCTTTTAGGTAAAGATGAGGTGCTTAAAGGTTTGGAGCAAGGCATTTTCTTCAAGAAAGAAGATGGTTCTGTTTGGGTAGATCTTACTGATGACGGTCTTGATCAGAAGCTTTTATTAAGAGCAGATGGTACCTCTGTTTACATGACTCAGGATATTGGTACGGCTATTTTACGATTCCGTGATTTCCCTAAAATTGCCCAGCAAATCTACACGGTTGGAAATGAGCAGGAATATCACTTCAAAGTGCTCTTCATAATCCTTGATAAGCTAGGGTATGAGTGGGCAAAAGAATGCTATCACCTTTCTTATGGTATGGTGGACTTACCTTCCGGTAAAATGAAATCTCGTGAAGGTACCGTTGTGGATGCAGATGATTTGATGCAGGAAATGACAGATACTGCCCGTCAGCATACGGAGGAATTGGGTAAAATAGAAGGTTTTAGTGAAGATCAAGCTACTGAACTGTACCACACGCTTGGAATTGGAGCTCTAAAATACTTCCTGCTAAAGGTAGACCCTACTAAAAGAATGCTGTTCGATCCTAATGAATCTATTCAGTTTCAAGGAAATACAGGACCATTTATTCAATATACACATGCCCGTATCTCTGCCATTTTAAGAAAAGCAGAGCAGATAGGCGTTGAGGCTACTGAGGAAGATCTTAAAAAATTAACATCGCTTCAGCCAAGTGAGAAGAACGTGATTTTCATGTTAAATGACTACATGAAAAAGCTGGCAGAAGCCGGAGCCAACTACTCACCGGATATTATAGCGCAGTATGTTTATGACCTGGCCAAGGAATATAACCGCTTCTATCAAGAGGTGTCTATCTTTAATGAAGATGACCAAACAGCGCTGAAGTTTAGAATTGCATTCTCTAAAATAGTGGCTCAAACCATTGCTAAGGCTATGGGTGTGCTAGGAATAGTGGTGCCGGAAAGAATGTAA
- a CDS encoding 1,4-dihydroxy-2-naphthoate polyprenyltransferase, with translation MKAWIIAFRLRTLPLALASICMGSFLAAANGFFNGLVCAFCILTTVLLQILSNLANDYGDTINGADSADREGPSRMVQSGAITLPAMRRAIGLFIVMTLASGIYLLYLSFGFDVKAFAFFFVLGLLSILAALAYTAGRKPYGYIGLGDLSVLLFFGLTGVLGSYYLFAQQVNWLLLFPALSCGLFSVAVLNVNNIRDIESDKKAGKYSVPVRLGRSKAVVYHYFLLTIGILSALAFTALEFHSWTQLLFIVTVPLFIVNAKAVKNKTKAADLDPYLKQMAMSTLLFVLLFGLGYLIA, from the coding sequence ATGAAAGCCTGGATTATAGCATTTAGATTAAGAACATTACCATTAGCACTTGCCAGTATCTGTATGGGTAGCTTTTTGGCTGCAGCTAATGGTTTTTTCAATGGTCTGGTATGTGCATTCTGCATACTTACTACCGTATTATTACAGATTTTATCTAACCTGGCTAATGACTACGGCGATACCATTAACGGTGCCGATAGTGCTGATAGGGAAGGCCCTTCCCGGATGGTGCAGTCAGGTGCTATCACGCTGCCAGCCATGCGCAGAGCTATCGGCCTTTTTATAGTTATGACGCTGGCTAGTGGCATCTATTTGTTATACCTTTCCTTTGGCTTTGATGTAAAAGCGTTTGCCTTTTTCTTTGTGCTAGGCCTGCTCTCCATACTGGCCGCACTGGCTTATACAGCAGGAAGAAAACCGTATGGCTACATTGGTCTGGGAGACCTTTCTGTATTGCTATTCTTCGGTCTTACCGGTGTATTGGGCTCTTATTATCTATTTGCTCAGCAGGTAAACTGGCTCTTATTATTCCCTGCACTTAGCTGTGGGTTGTTTTCAGTGGCCGTTTTGAATGTAAACAACATCAGAGATATAGAATCTGACAAGAAAGCAGGTAAATATTCAGTTCCAGTAAGACTAGGAAGGAGCAAAGCGGTGGTTTATCATTACTTCTTGCTTACCATTGGCATTCTGTCGGCCCTGGCTTTTACAGCCTTGGAATTTCACTCATGGACCCAGCTATTGTTCATAGTGACGGTTCCATTATTCATTGTGAATGCCAAAGCAGTAAAGAACAAAACCAAAGCTGCCGATCTTGATCCATATCTTAAACAGATGGCCATGAGCACACTGCTTTTTGTGCTTCTATTTGGTTTAGGATACCTTATCGCTTAA
- the fdhD gene encoding formate dehydrogenase accessory sulfurtransferase FdhD, whose protein sequence is MSNTRVGATEIIKNYKGDYTSRPDLLATEEPLEIRVGFGEEHNRREEKLAVTMRTPGNDAELAMGFLFTEGIITNAEQVVSALHCENVKPEEKGNVIRVELHPEHNFDPAILQRNFYTNSSCGVCGKSSIESIHQLCNYIDTDLVIEESYIRSAPEKLRAGQDVFEHTGGLHAAGLFDKLGQLCFIREDVGRHNAMDKLVGTALSNSLLPLSEYFILVSGRASFELVQKGAMAGTALMAAVGAPSSLAVNLAKETGMTLVGFLKMDGFNIYSGIERINLQADNYLKV, encoded by the coding sequence ATGAGTAATACCAGGGTTGGAGCAACGGAGATAATAAAAAATTACAAAGGAGATTACACCAGTCGTCCTGATTTATTGGCTACTGAAGAGCCCCTGGAAATAAGGGTGGGCTTTGGAGAGGAGCATAACAGAAGAGAGGAAAAGCTGGCCGTAACCATGCGCACACCAGGTAATGATGCAGAACTTGCTATGGGCTTTCTTTTTACAGAAGGTATTATTACTAACGCGGAGCAGGTGGTAAGTGCCCTTCACTGTGAAAATGTGAAACCGGAGGAAAAAGGTAATGTCATTCGCGTCGAATTACACCCAGAGCACAACTTTGATCCAGCCATTCTGCAAAGAAATTTCTATACTAATTCCAGTTGTGGTGTTTGTGGAAAAAGCTCCATCGAATCTATTCATCAGCTTTGTAATTATATTGATACAGACCTTGTTATAGAAGAGAGCTACATCAGAAGTGCCCCTGAAAAGTTGAGGGCCGGACAAGATGTTTTTGAGCATACCGGAGGGCTCCATGCTGCTGGCTTGTTCGATAAGCTGGGGCAGCTATGTTTTATAAGAGAAGATGTAGGTAGGCATAACGCTATGGATAAGCTTGTAGGTACAGCACTGTCTAATTCTTTGCTACCACTGTCAGAATATTTTATATTGGTAAGTGGAAGGGCAAGTTTCGAACTGGTGCAGAAGGGAGCTATGGCTGGTACGGCTTTAATGGCTGCCGTGGGTGCACCATCTAGTTTGGCCGTTAATCTTGCCAAGGAAACAGGTATGACTCTGGTAGGTTTTCTTAAAATGGATGGTTTTAACATCTATTCAGGCATAGAAAGGATTAACCTGCAAGCAGATAATTATTTAAAAGTTTAG
- a CDS encoding DUF7009 family protein, with the protein MKIRIKGNTLRLRLAPAEVEEIAKEGLVSDKIDFGSNQLIYSLESTQEATMSADFNGSFITVRVPNTIIDSWTSTDQVGFNYEIPLGEDKSLSVLVEKDFQCLKPRAGEDESKLYKNPLAE; encoded by the coding sequence ATGAAAATCAGAATAAAAGGAAATACATTAAGATTACGTTTGGCACCGGCCGAAGTAGAAGAAATAGCAAAAGAAGGGCTGGTTAGTGATAAGATTGATTTTGGTTCTAACCAATTGATTTATTCACTGGAATCTACTCAGGAAGCGACTATGTCAGCTGATTTTAATGGCTCTTTCATAACAGTAAGAGTACCAAATACGATCATTGATAGCTGGACCAGCACTGATCAGGTGGGCTTTAACTATGAAATTCCGCTGGGAGAAGATAAAAGCCTGAGCGTATTGGTAGAGAAGGATTTTCAGTGTTTAAAGCCTCGTGCGGGTGAGGATGAATCCAAATTATATAAGAATCCATTGGCAGAATAG
- a CDS encoding FdhF/YdeP family oxidoreductase, whose amino-acid sequence MSKDGIKAQPPEDNNKLELNDPKSVAGGMPAITSSLQHVYGEVGIVEGTKALLKLNQFDGFDCPGCAWPDPDKHRSVAEFCENGAKAVAEEATKAKVNADFFKKYSVQELSEWSDYEIGKSGRITDPMVLNPGSSHYEPISWEGAFKLIGQQLNALGSPNEAIFYTSGRTSNEAAFLYQLFVRQFGTNNLPDCSNMCHESSGAGLSETVGIGKGSVKLDDFYMADVIMIIGQNPGTNHPRMLTALEKAKKSGAKIVTVNPLPETGLIGFKHPQSPKDMLGSATKITDHFLQVRINADVALLKAIMIMLYEMEEKAPGTVLDHDFIANKTAGYDDFKADLDKYDLQTLISQTGLQEAAIREVADLLASKNKIIVCWAMGLTQHKNAVDNIREVVNLLLLKGSIGKPGAGTCPVRGHSNVQGDRTMGIWEKLKPEFGEKLKATFNFEPPKEDGYDVVNAIKAMHEGKAKVFFAMGGNFISATPDTEYTAEALMNCDLTVHVSTKLNRSHLVHGKTALILPCLGRTERDVQNGEEQFVSVENSTGVVHSSKGNKRPISDHLYSEPKIVAEMAKHTLGSRSTVNWDAMVADYDQIRDSIEQTCGGFTDYNKRVREPGGFYLPNGAREGNFATKTNKANFTVNLLPDYTLEEGQYLMMTIRSHDQYNTTIYGLHDRYRGIHYNRRVVLMNPEDMKSAGIKARDKVDLISEYNGVERVANGFLAVPYDIPTQCVATYFPEANVLIPFDQYARKSNTPISKSVIVTLKC is encoded by the coding sequence ATGAGTAAAGACGGAATAAAGGCACAACCACCGGAAGACAATAATAAACTAGAGCTTAATGACCCGAAATCAGTAGCAGGAGGGATGCCTGCCATAACATCTTCCTTGCAGCATGTGTATGGAGAGGTGGGCATTGTAGAGGGTACCAAAGCCTTACTAAAACTTAATCAGTTCGATGGGTTCGATTGTCCTGGTTGTGCATGGCCAGATCCGGATAAGCATAGATCGGTGGCTGAGTTTTGTGAAAATGGCGCCAAGGCTGTTGCTGAGGAGGCTACCAAAGCCAAGGTGAATGCTGATTTCTTTAAGAAATATTCCGTACAAGAATTGTCAGAATGGTCTGATTATGAGATCGGTAAGAGCGGTAGGATCACTGATCCTATGGTATTAAATCCTGGTAGCAGTCATTATGAGCCTATCTCATGGGAAGGGGCCTTCAAACTGATCGGCCAGCAGCTGAATGCTTTGGGCTCTCCAAACGAAGCGATTTTTTACACCTCAGGCCGAACCAGTAACGAAGCAGCCTTTTTATACCAGCTTTTTGTACGCCAGTTTGGAACTAACAATCTGCCAGACTGCTCTAATATGTGTCATGAATCGAGTGGCGCTGGTCTTTCGGAAACAGTTGGTATTGGTAAAGGATCGGTAAAACTCGATGATTTTTATATGGCCGATGTGATTATGATTATTGGTCAGAATCCAGGTACCAATCACCCCAGAATGCTCACAGCGTTGGAGAAAGCTAAGAAGAGCGGAGCAAAGATAGTAACGGTGAACCCGCTGCCAGAAACGGGCCTCATAGGTTTTAAGCACCCGCAGAGCCCTAAAGATATGTTGGGCTCCGCCACTAAAATAACAGATCATTTCTTGCAGGTAAGAATAAATGCAGATGTTGCCTTGCTGAAAGCCATCATGATTATGCTTTATGAAATGGAGGAGAAGGCACCAGGCACTGTGCTTGATCATGATTTTATAGCCAATAAAACGGCAGGTTACGATGATTTTAAAGCTGACCTGGATAAGTATGATCTGCAGACTTTGATCTCACAAACCGGATTGCAGGAGGCAGCCATCCGTGAAGTGGCTGATTTGTTAGCTAGTAAAAACAAAATTATAGTATGCTGGGCAATGGGATTGACCCAACATAAAAATGCAGTAGATAATATTAGAGAGGTAGTAAACCTACTCTTGTTGAAAGGTAGTATTGGAAAGCCGGGAGCAGGTACCTGTCCGGTGCGTGGCCACAGTAATGTGCAGGGAGATAGAACCATGGGCATATGGGAAAAGCTTAAGCCTGAATTTGGCGAGAAGCTGAAGGCCACTTTCAACTTTGAGCCGCCTAAAGAAGATGGATATGATGTGGTGAATGCCATAAAAGCCATGCATGAAGGAAAGGCTAAGGTGTTTTTTGCTATGGGTGGCAATTTCATTTCGGCTACGCCAGATACAGAATACACTGCAGAGGCTTTGATGAATTGTGATTTGACCGTTCATGTGTCTACCAAGCTGAATAGAAGCCATTTGGTGCATGGGAAAACAGCCTTAATTTTGCCATGCTTGGGTAGAACAGAAAGAGATGTGCAGAATGGCGAAGAGCAGTTTGTGTCTGTTGAGAACTCAACAGGAGTGGTGCACAGTTCTAAAGGTAATAAAAGGCCTATTTCTGATCATCTCTATAGCGAACCGAAGATAGTAGCTGAGATGGCGAAACATACGCTCGGCAGCCGATCTACCGTAAATTGGGACGCTATGGTGGCCGATTATGACCAAATTCGCGATAGCATAGAGCAAACATGTGGTGGTTTTACAGATTATAACAAAAGGGTGCGTGAGCCTGGAGGGTTTTATCTGCCTAATGGAGCTAGGGAAGGAAACTTTGCTACTAAAACCAATAAGGCAAACTTTACGGTAAACCTTCTGCCAGATTATACCTTGGAAGAAGGCCAGTATTTAATGATGACCATACGCAGCCATGATCAATACAACACCACTATCTATGGTCTGCACGACAGATATCGTGGGATACATTATAACAGGAGAGTAGTTTTAATGAACCCGGAGGATATGAAAAGCGCAGGTATAAAAGCAAGAGATAAGGTAGACTTGATCAGTGAATATAATGGAGTGGAAAGAGTGGCGAATGGCTTCTTGGCTGTTCCGTATGACATTCCAACTCAGTGTGTTGCGACTTATTTTCCTGAAGCAAATGTATTGATACCATTTGATCAGTACGCTCGAAAGAGTAATACACCTATTTCAAAGTCGGTAATTGTCACTTTAAAGTGTTAA
- a CDS encoding sensor histidine kinase, with the protein MRRFLLVGIFVALCLTGRSQSYQRFTYGVNEGLVTHLVKTAEFDSLGFLWIGTDEGLVRYDGRNFQNNLNATPSRYIKDIVNVNGKTIVISDLGLTEIIPRLDTARFKPLVSGTRTMEDSTLWYPKDLYQDSRERVWISEPGNVVRMDNSFKRFKRYKFGKEDFSHSFFSSFTFFEIGSELFVTSHVGRVFKYNAEKDSFDLVELETKVPINEVNTACSLANMALIGGRNGVHKIWYEEDKLRAQLIESIDINIISKIFQVDEETLLVGNFSTELLQVRLPDFKVENRIKVFRSNDIVATYDGSIWVSSDEGIVLFKRNFFGKITPDNHYIESIVPVGKSLYYSYKDGFFKITRNKGDYAQHRILEGNNEYFLSIAGDTSDLFLSNKSEILHLQDDQVVDTLRLNRGDKFVFYLYYDSDKNLWGQQEDAYGITKIDPDKNITQYSQDQGLDARVICAYELKNSIFFGTIGNSSYLYEYDKSSKKFKNVSVPLGFNTTTEFEINDIISKNDTLWMASSCGLVYYANHEINRLNTGSMTELPVKAVSCEGDYLWLSNTQGVLRINLKDKSNVIAFNENTGLPSRSGNSQALRVDNYGTKWVGTANGISYSLSNNQEFYKTKTPILTFILMNGRGIPLYDLGKEPLPNKAFLELSVISLTFPGKLLRYQYKLDDAEDWIDAGAEHYYTMTDLEAGEHVVQARVKQRGNYLWSDPATYHFTVSKPLYLEWWFICLIIFSVALLIAIAYQIYNRRLIRTRQRLNSLVEERTAQLRHSNDELMRTNKELDMFVYSASHDLKAPLSSMIGLLNIYDMETSEEVRRDLISRMRQSIFKLDSFIKDVIAYSKNSRLEIIKEPVDFDVVIKEVLDSYKYLDHYNDIFYDIQVEQKLYVSDKNRIRIIFNNLISNSIRYCDLSKERPFIYIRVSESYGKIIIEVEDNGMGISDQHLKRIFEMFYRADESSAGSGLGLYIVREAINLLGGYINVASTPDIGTTFIIQLPNYKD; encoded by the coding sequence ATGAGGAGATTTTTATTAGTTGGCATTTTCGTGGCTTTATGTCTTACCGGGCGTAGCCAGAGCTACCAGAGGTTTACCTACGGTGTAAATGAAGGCCTTGTTACTCACCTGGTAAAAACCGCTGAATTTGACTCGTTGGGCTTTTTATGGATTGGTACTGATGAAGGCTTGGTGAGATATGATGGTAGAAATTTCCAGAATAATCTCAATGCTACACCCAGCCGTTATATCAAAGATATTGTCAATGTAAACGGTAAAACCATTGTTATAAGTGACCTTGGCCTCACTGAAATCATACCCAGGCTTGATACAGCACGGTTCAAACCGCTGGTAAGTGGAACCAGAACTATGGAAGATAGTACGCTTTGGTATCCAAAAGACCTATATCAGGATAGTCGTGAGCGTGTTTGGATCTCTGAGCCAGGCAATGTGGTGAGAATGGATAATTCTTTCAAGCGCTTCAAAAGATATAAGTTTGGTAAGGAGGATTTTTCACACAGCTTTTTCTCTTCATTTACTTTTTTTGAGATAGGTTCCGAGCTCTTCGTTACTTCTCATGTTGGCAGAGTTTTTAAGTACAATGCCGAAAAAGATTCATTTGATTTGGTCGAGTTGGAAACTAAGGTGCCAATAAATGAGGTAAATACTGCTTGCAGTTTGGCAAATATGGCGCTCATTGGTGGGAGAAATGGAGTGCATAAAATATGGTATGAGGAAGACAAATTAAGGGCTCAGCTGATTGAAAGTATTGATATCAATATCATTTCCAAAATATTCCAGGTAGATGAAGAAACCTTGCTTGTAGGGAATTTTAGTACAGAATTGTTACAGGTGAGATTGCCAGATTTTAAAGTTGAAAACAGAATTAAAGTCTTCAGAAGTAATGACATCGTAGCCACTTATGATGGAAGCATTTGGGTAAGTTCAGATGAAGGTATCGTTCTATTCAAGAGAAATTTTTTCGGAAAGATTACACCTGATAATCATTATATAGAATCTATTGTACCTGTAGGAAAGAGCCTCTACTACAGCTACAAAGATGGCTTTTTTAAGATAACAAGGAATAAGGGAGATTACGCTCAACACAGAATACTGGAAGGTAATAATGAGTATTTTTTAAGCATTGCAGGTGACACGTCAGATCTTTTTCTAAGCAATAAATCCGAAATTCTTCATTTGCAGGATGACCAGGTGGTAGATACATTAAGGCTGAACAGAGGAGATAAATTTGTTTTTTATCTCTATTATGATTCAGATAAGAATCTATGGGGACAGCAGGAGGACGCTTATGGTATTACAAAGATTGATCCAGATAAAAACATCACTCAATATAGTCAAGATCAGGGGTTAGATGCACGGGTAATATGTGCTTATGAGCTAAAGAACAGCATATTCTTCGGGACTATAGGAAATAGTTCGTATCTCTATGAGTATGATAAAAGTAGCAAAAAGTTTAAAAATGTGTCCGTTCCTCTGGGATTCAACACCACCACAGAATTTGAAATAAATGATATTATTTCAAAAAATGATACCCTCTGGATGGCTTCATCCTGTGGTTTAGTCTATTATGCTAATCATGAGATTAACAGATTAAATACCGGTAGTATGACCGAGCTACCTGTAAAGGCAGTGAGCTGTGAGGGAGATTACCTTTGGCTTTCAAATACCCAAGGTGTTTTAAGAATCAATCTAAAAGATAAAAGTAACGTTATTGCTTTCAATGAAAACACAGGATTACCATCAAGATCAGGTAATAGTCAGGCACTGAGGGTGGATAATTATGGAACTAAATGGGTGGGAACGGCTAATGGGATTTCTTATTCACTAAGCAATAATCAGGAATTTTATAAGACTAAGACTCCGATCTTGACATTCATTTTAATGAATGGTCGGGGAATACCGTTATATGATTTGGGAAAGGAACCACTTCCGAATAAAGCCTTCCTGGAGCTAAGTGTGATATCTCTCACCTTTCCAGGCAAGCTACTCAGATATCAATACAAATTAGATGACGCAGAAGACTGGATAGATGCAGGTGCTGAGCATTATTATACCATGACAGACCTTGAAGCAGGTGAACATGTGGTGCAAGCCAGGGTAAAGCAAAGAGGTAATTACTTATGGAGTGATCCGGCTACGTATCATTTCACAGTATCTAAACCACTGTATTTAGAGTGGTGGTTCATTTGCCTTATCATTTTTAGTGTGGCCTTACTTATAGCCATTGCCTATCAGATTTATAACCGCAGGCTCATAAGAACCAGACAGCGGTTAAATTCCCTGGTGGAGGAGCGTACGGCGCAATTAAGGCATTCTAATGATGAGTTGATGCGGACCAATAAAGAGCTTGACATGTTCGTGTACTCCGCTTCCCATGACTTAAAAGCACCGCTGTCTTCCATGATTGGTCTGCTCAACATTTATGACATGGAAACCAGTGAGGAGGTGAGAAGAGACCTGATTTCCAGAATGCGTCAGAGCATATTTAAGCTGGATTCTTTTATTAAAGACGTCATTGCCTACTCTAAAAATTCCAGATTGGAAATCATAAAAGAACCAGTGGACTTTGATGTGGTGATTAAAGAAGTGCTGGATTCTTATAAGTATTTGGATCACTACAATGATATTTTCTACGATATTCAGGTAGAACAGAAGTTATACGTTTCAGATAAAAATCGGATAAGAATCATATTTAATAATCTCATTTCCAATAGTATAAGATATTGTGATCTATCCAAAGAGCGGCCTTTCATCTATATCCGAGTATCTGAAAGTTATGGTAAAATAATTATTGAGGTGGAGGATAACGGTATGGGTATATCTGACCAACACCTGAAAAGAATATTTGAGATGTTCTATCGTGCTGATGAGTCTAGTGCAGGCTCTGGATTGGGATTATACATCGTAAGAGAGGCCATCAACCTTTTGGGAGGATATATTAATGTGGCGTCAACTCCTGATATTGGCACCACATTCATCATACAGCTGCCTAATTATAAAGATTGA
- the ypfJ gene encoding KPN_02809 family neutral zinc metallopeptidase encodes MKWRGRRSSSNIEDRRGRSGGRVAVGGGIGGVILVILYLVMGGDPSALMQQDTSSSGYEATAEEEELAEMVGVVLANTEDVWHEVFQERGDVYQEPNLVYFTGAVQSACGGASAAVGPFYCPADSKVYIDLSFYQQMKNELNAPGDFAMAYVVAHEVGHHIQNLLGISKQVQAQRGSLSQTEYNALSVKLELQADYLAGMWAHYAQNDFQMLEEGDIEEALNAANAIGDDRLQKKSQGYVVPDAFTHGTSEQRVRWFKKGFVSGQLEDGDTFKAQSL; translated from the coding sequence ATGAAATGGCGTGGACGCAGATCTAGTTCTAATATCGAAGATCGCCGAGGGCGGTCAGGCGGTAGAGTTGCCGTAGGTGGCGGCATTGGTGGAGTTATCCTTGTGATACTTTATTTAGTAATGGGAGGCGATCCTTCTGCGCTTATGCAGCAAGACACCTCATCCAGTGGTTATGAAGCTACGGCTGAGGAAGAAGAGTTAGCAGAAATGGTAGGTGTGGTGCTTGCCAACACTGAAGATGTGTGGCATGAAGTGTTTCAAGAGAGAGGTGATGTGTATCAAGAACCTAACTTAGTCTACTTTACTGGTGCAGTACAATCTGCTTGTGGTGGTGCCAGTGCTGCGGTAGGTCCATTTTACTGTCCTGCAGACTCCAAAGTTTATATAGATCTGAGTTTCTACCAGCAGATGAAAAATGAGCTGAATGCACCAGGAGATTTTGCCATGGCCTATGTTGTGGCACATGAGGTGGGGCATCATATTCAAAATTTATTGGGCATAAGCAAACAAGTGCAGGCACAGAGAGGCTCCTTATCTCAAACAGAATATAATGCTTTATCCGTAAAGCTAGAATTACAGGCCGACTATTTGGCCGGAATGTGGGCTCATTATGCTCAAAATGATTTTCAAATGCTTGAGGAAGGAGACATTGAAGAAGCGCTTAATGCTGCCAACGCCATTGGTGATGACCGTCTCCAGAAAAAATCCCAAGGTTATGTAGTACCTGATGCCTTTACCCACGGCACTTCTGAGCAACGTGTAAGGTGGTTCAAAAAAGGCTTTGTTAGCGGTCAATTAGAAGATGGTGATACCTTCAAAGCTCAATCTTTATAA
- a CDS encoding PKD domain-containing protein, producing the protein MKQLSKLLLLVSVVFFYSCSDDNETKAPVADFTATVSGDAPNATVTITNNSTDAGTYVWTFGEGSNLETSTDEAPSITVDKTGSLEISLVASNGSEQDQMTQTVTISGNNAIVTYTDLEFGLDAGDDTYGRLFSFEDGKIYKDSEITEANGASIGLAFGSMGNTMYYFESPSAEDYNVPNATVTQVINYESEPTFNATQFDAMADDSELADLTIDGTEDSFGNSSIPNVVLFQLADGRKGAIKTKAVNSDRLLVDIKVQKY; encoded by the coding sequence ATGAAGCAACTATCAAAACTTTTACTTTTAGTAAGTGTAGTATTTTTTTACTCATGTTCTGACGATAATGAAACTAAAGCTCCTGTGGCTGATTTCACTGCAACAGTAAGTGGAGATGCGCCTAATGCCACTGTAACTATAACAAATAACTCTACTGATGCCGGAACCTATGTATGGACTTTCGGTGAAGGTTCTAACCTTGAAACTTCTACTGACGAAGCTCCAAGTATCACAGTGGATAAAACAGGTAGCCTTGAAATTAGTTTAGTGGCTAGCAATGGTAGCGAGCAAGATCAAATGACGCAAACAGTTACTATTTCTGGTAATAACGCCATTGTTACGTACACTGACCTAGAATTTGGATTAGATGCAGGTGATGATACCTATGGCCGTCTATTCTCTTTTGAAGATGGGAAAATTTACAAAGACAGTGAGATAACCGAGGCGAATGGAGCATCGATAGGTCTTGCATTTGGTAGCATGGGCAACACAATGTACTACTTCGAAAGCCCTTCTGCCGAAGATTATAATGTTCCTAATGCTACTGTTACTCAAGTAATTAATTACGAATCTGAACCAACTTTCAATGCTACGCAATTTGATGCTATGGCTGATGATTCTGAATTAGCTGATCTTACTATTGATGGTACGGAAGATAGCTTTGGCAATAGCTCTATCCCAAATGTAGTCCTTTTTCAACTGGCTGATGGAAGAAAAGGTGCCATTAAAACTAAGGCTGTGAATAGCGACCGCTTATTAGTGGATATCAAAGTTCAGAAATACTAA